In a genomic window of Pedobacter sp. KBS0701:
- a CDS encoding putative signal transducing protein produces MNDKTVVYSTYYNPMEANIVKAKLEDSGFACFLADENVATLNPLYNQAIGGVKLIVFERDIEAINALLAEDNSLAFESPDEIIDEEASEEGKTVCEKCGSTNVGYGMATDKKYSIWATILAFLTLTTPIKANKCHHCYDCGYEFE; encoded by the coding sequence ATGAATGATAAAACAGTAGTATATAGCACCTATTATAATCCAATGGAGGCCAATATTGTTAAAGCTAAATTGGAGGATAGCGGATTTGCCTGTTTCCTGGCCGATGAAAATGTTGCAACGCTAAATCCGCTTTATAACCAGGCCATTGGCGGTGTTAAACTCATTGTTTTTGAAAGAGATATAGAAGCCATCAATGCTTTACTGGCTGAAGACAATAGTTTGGCTTTTGAATCACCAGATGAAATTATTGATGAAGAAGCATCAGAAGAAGGTAAAACAGTTTGTGAGAAATGTGGATCTACCAATGTGGGCTATGGAATGGCTACTGATAAAAAATATAGTATTTGGGCAACTATCCTTGCTTTTTTAACGCTTACAACTCCAATTAAAGCCAATAAGTGCCATCATTGTTACGATTGTGGTTATGAGTTTGAGTAG
- a CDS encoding aconitate hydratase, with amino-acid sequence MAFDIDMIKKVYANFGSRVEAARKVVGRPLTLSEKILYAHLWDGDPKKAFKRGSDYVDFAPDRVAMQDATAQMALLQFMQAGRPQVAVPSTVHCDHLITAKEGAAIDLPHAKTESAEVFDFLSSVSNKYGIGFWKPGAGIIHQVVLENYAFPGGMMIGTDSHTVNAGGLGMVAIGVGGADACDVMAGLPWELKFPKLIGVKLTGKLNGWTAAKDVILKVAGILTVKGGTGAIVEYFGDGATSMSCTGKGTICNMGAEIGATTSTFGYDESMERYLRATGRNEVADEANKIAAYLTGDAEVYADPENYFDQVIEIDLDTLEPYLNGPFTPDLATPVSQMKVEAEKNGWPLKVEWGLIGSCTNSSYEDLSRAASIANQAIAKGLVTKSAFGINPGSEQVRYTADRDGFLKTFEDLDATIFTNACGPCIGMWDRTGAEKAEKNTIVHSFNRNFAKRADGNPNTFAFVASPEMVAAIAISGNLGFNPLTDTLTNDKGEQVKLDPPTGFELPTKGFAVEDAGFQAPAADGSSVQVLVSPTSHRLQLLDPFSPWEGTDLKGLKLLIKAKGKCTTDHISMAGPWLKFRGHLDNISNNMLIGAVNYFNDKTDNVKNELTGEYGPVPATQRDYKAAGLGSIVVGDENYGEGSSREHAAMEPRHLGVRAVLVKSFARIHETNLKKQGMLALTFTDKDDYDKILEDDTIDILGLTEFTPDQPLTLVLHHADGATEQFAVNHSYNAQQIDWFKAGGALNIIRAEAAAKAAL; translated from the coding sequence ATGGCTTTTGATATAGACATGATTAAAAAGGTGTATGCAAACTTTGGCAGCCGCGTAGAGGCTGCACGTAAAGTTGTTGGCAGGCCTTTAACATTATCTGAAAAAATATTGTATGCACACCTTTGGGATGGAGATCCTAAAAAGGCGTTTAAGCGTGGTTCTGATTACGTAGACTTTGCACCAGACCGCGTAGCGATGCAGGATGCTACGGCGCAGATGGCTTTATTGCAGTTTATGCAAGCGGGCCGTCCACAGGTTGCAGTTCCTTCAACAGTTCACTGCGATCACCTGATTACGGCTAAAGAAGGCGCTGCCATAGATTTACCTCATGCCAAAACAGAAAGTGCAGAAGTTTTTGATTTCTTATCTTCTGTATCCAATAAATACGGTATTGGTTTCTGGAAACCAGGGGCTGGTATTATCCACCAGGTAGTTTTAGAGAACTATGCTTTCCCGGGTGGAATGATGATCGGTACCGATTCGCACACAGTAAATGCAGGTGGTTTAGGCATGGTTGCGATTGGTGTTGGTGGTGCTGATGCCTGTGATGTAATGGCAGGTTTGCCCTGGGAGCTTAAATTCCCTAAGTTAATCGGTGTAAAACTAACCGGTAAATTAAATGGCTGGACTGCAGCCAAAGATGTAATCCTTAAAGTGGCAGGTATCCTTACTGTAAAAGGTGGTACCGGTGCTATTGTAGAATATTTTGGCGATGGTGCCACTTCAATGAGTTGTACCGGTAAAGGTACCATCTGTAATATGGGTGCCGAAATTGGTGCAACTACTTCTACTTTCGGTTATGATGAAAGCATGGAGCGTTACCTACGTGCTACCGGCAGAAATGAAGTTGCTGACGAAGCAAACAAAATTGCGGCTTACCTAACCGGTGATGCTGAAGTATATGCTGATCCTGAAAATTACTTCGATCAGGTTATTGAGATCGATTTAGATACTTTAGAACCTTACTTAAATGGTCCTTTTACACCAGATCTGGCCACTCCGGTTTCGCAGATGAAAGTGGAGGCAGAGAAAAATGGCTGGCCGTTAAAAGTAGAATGGGGCTTAATTGGTTCTTGTACCAACTCTTCATACGAAGATTTATCAAGAGCAGCTTCAATCGCCAACCAGGCTATTGCAAAAGGTTTGGTAACCAAATCGGCTTTCGGTATCAACCCGGGATCTGAGCAGGTACGTTACACGGCAGACCGCGATGGTTTCTTAAAAACTTTCGAAGATTTAGACGCAACGATCTTTACCAATGCCTGCGGACCATGTATCGGCATGTGGGATCGTACAGGTGCAGAGAAAGCAGAAAAAAACACCATTGTACACTCGTTTAACAGAAACTTTGCAAAACGCGCTGATGGTAATCCTAATACTTTCGCTTTCGTAGCTTCACCAGAAATGGTTGCTGCTATAGCCATTTCGGGTAATTTAGGATTTAACCCATTAACGGATACCTTAACTAACGATAAAGGCGAACAGGTTAAATTAGATCCACCTACTGGTTTTGAATTGCCAACAAAAGGTTTCGCTGTAGAAGATGCAGGTTTCCAGGCTCCGGCTGCTGATGGTTCATCAGTTCAGGTGCTGGTTTCTCCAACTTCACACCGTTTACAATTATTAGATCCATTTAGCCCTTGGGAAGGCACTGACTTAAAAGGTTTAAAACTTTTAATCAAAGCCAAAGGTAAATGTACAACAGATCATATCTCAATGGCTGGTCCATGGTTAAAATTCCGTGGTCACCTTGATAACATCTCTAACAACATGTTAATTGGTGCAGTTAATTACTTCAACGATAAAACAGATAACGTTAAAAACGAATTAACTGGCGAATATGGCCCTGTTCCTGCAACCCAGCGCGATTATAAAGCTGCTGGTTTGGGATCAATTGTAGTAGGCGACGAAAACTACGGCGAAGGTTCATCCCGTGAGCATGCAGCCATGGAGCCACGTCACCTGGGTGTTCGCGCGGTATTGGTAAAATCTTTTGCCCGTATCCACGAAACCAACCTTAAAAAACAAGGCATGCTGGCCTTAACTTTCACGGATAAAGACGATTACGATAAAATTCTGGAAGATGATACGATCGATATTTTAGGCTTAACTGAATTCACACCTGATCAACCATTAACATTGGTATTGCACCATGCTGATGGCGCTACCGAACAGTTTGCCGTTAACCACAGTTATAATGCACAACAAATCGATTGGTTTAAAGCTGGTGGTGCGTTAAATATTATCAGGGCTGAAGCAGCAGCTAAGGCAGCGCTTTAA
- a CDS encoding GH1 family beta-glucosidase — MVKASDFGSDFLWGVATAAAQIEGTATQYGKGPSIWDTFTAKNGKIKKSHKLDPACDFYHRYTEDIALVKLLGFKVFRFSIAWSRILPGGRGEINQEGIRFYHNLIDECLTHGITPYVTLYHWDLPQALEDEGGWTSFSINAAFNAYVSICALEYGDKVKNWIVLNEPFGYTSLGYMLGIHAPGKTGLSNFFPAVLHTALAQAEGGKILRAEINRANIGTTFSCSEIIPNTQSDSDILTAKRVDCLMNRLFVEPTLGMGFPTADWDVLEKFQIEYGTWRLQERMKFDFDFIGLQNYFPLVVKYNAFIPVIQAWEVKAKSRKKPHTAMGWEINADSFYNIIKQFAAYPNIKNIIITENGAAYHDKLTDKRVEDPERIEYFKLYLGALLKLKNEEINVTGYMAWTLMDNFEWAEGFTARFGLVYNDFKTQERTIKDSGYWWKEFLKS, encoded by the coding sequence ATGGTTAAGGCAAGCGATTTCGGTTCGGATTTTTTGTGGGGAGTAGCTACTGCTGCAGCGCAGATAGAAGGCACAGCAACCCAGTACGGTAAAGGCCCTTCCATTTGGGATACTTTTACGGCGAAAAACGGCAAAATAAAGAAAAGCCACAAATTAGATCCCGCCTGCGATTTTTATCACCGATATACCGAAGATATAGCTTTAGTAAAATTACTAGGCTTTAAAGTTTTTAGGTTTTCTATTGCCTGGTCCAGGATTTTGCCCGGCGGAAGGGGAGAAATAAATCAGGAAGGTATCCGTTTTTACCACAATCTTATTGACGAATGTTTAACTCATGGAATTACCCCATACGTTACGCTTTATCACTGGGATTTACCGCAGGCGCTGGAAGATGAGGGCGGCTGGACAAGCTTCAGCATCAATGCTGCCTTTAATGCCTATGTGAGCATCTGTGCATTAGAATATGGAGACAAAGTAAAAAATTGGATTGTGTTGAACGAGCCTTTTGGTTATACATCACTAGGGTATATGCTTGGTATTCATGCTCCCGGTAAAACAGGTTTAAGCAATTTTTTCCCTGCGGTATTACATACGGCTTTGGCACAGGCAGAAGGTGGTAAAATTTTACGTGCAGAAATTAACAGAGCCAATATTGGCACTACTTTCTCCTGTTCAGAAATTATCCCTAATACACAAAGTGATAGCGATATCCTCACCGCTAAACGCGTAGACTGCCTGATGAACCGTTTGTTTGTAGAACCTACACTAGGCATGGGCTTTCCTACTGCAGATTGGGATGTACTGGAGAAATTTCAGATCGAATATGGTACCTGGCGACTGCAGGAAAGGATGAAATTTGATTTTGATTTTATCGGACTTCAAAATTACTTTCCCCTGGTGGTAAAATACAATGCTTTTATCCCGGTGATACAGGCTTGGGAAGTAAAGGCTAAAAGCAGGAAAAAGCCACACACGGCCATGGGCTGGGAGATTAATGCCGATAGCTTTTATAATATTATAAAACAGTTTGCAGCCTATCCAAATATCAAAAATATTATCATCACCGAAAACGGTGCAGCCTATCACGATAAATTGACTGATAAAAGGGTAGAAGATCCGGAACGGATCGAATATTTTAAACTTTACCTGGGCGCGCTGCTAAAACTCAAAAATGAAGAGATAAATGTTACCGGTTATATGGCCTGGACACTCATGGATAATTTTGAATGGGCCGAGGGTTTTACGGCAAGGTTTGGACTGGTCTATAACGATTTTAAAACTCAGGAACGTACTATTAAAGATTCGGGCTACTGGTGGAAAGAATTTCTGAAAAGCTAG
- a CDS encoding PKD domain-containing protein, translating into MRYSLISFLLALLNLSAFGKFTPPINDELINAINITNTSAYCSGDAEFNNLEATPSSYNKALNWLAVGKDVWYKFTASKFDVNISVSGNIDANSTNTLIGPLLALYSYDPATNSIAEQPGTQATSNNVISLYKGALTVGQVYYIRVSAANDATGTFKLCIDNYFPPIQPGQDCGTFSVLCTKETFTQLNVTGSGANNHESAGTCLGTESNSAWYMFKASVPGDFTFVITPTVTTNDIDWVFYDLGLNGDCSKINAANAIRCASGSGVTCSPSYYKTGLSMTETDLTEALGCPAGQNGFVKYVELQQDHVYAILIDNFSGGNNGFTLEFGGTADFAGPTAEIDVKKLNPCTDSQAYTFESKASNFASLKWSFGEGANLASATTAGPFTVTYNTPGEKIVVLEAKGTNGCNVVTTQTFIVANTPEKPIISASKVNLCQGDVLKLSTPFLNLASYHWSGPNGFVSTNQNPEIQVSGPEIVGTYKLYVQVGDCVSEVNSIDILSVDLKPEALFSIEVNHKCESDQSFSFINASKNYTKLSWDFGPGIKSQVAINNDSQILTFTDPGLKTITLTVESNNGCTSTFTKDILVELKPEKPEININQPFFCLKDIIKLSVPAKEGITYAWSGPNNYSATTNAVEIPVTDFNVAGQYQVILTSGSCNSEPATIIVPAIARIPVAKFYTEPTFDVKFSAPVPITFTNTSLYSDFYEWNFGDGIISSEQNPTHIYQTDGLFQITLTAFSKNGCSNSITQGDLIIKKNASTFVPNAFSPNGDGINDELVVGVTNLKKYRLQIYNRLGTQVFFTENIFENWNGTFKGNELPVGVYYYVITGTNLSNNNIKYTGSITLIR; encoded by the coding sequence ATGCGCTACTCATTAATTTCTTTCCTATTGGCATTACTAAATCTCTCTGCCTTTGGAAAATTTACCCCACCCATTAATGATGAATTGATAAATGCCATTAATATTACCAATACCAGTGCATATTGTAGTGGCGATGCCGAATTTAATAATTTAGAAGCTACACCAAGCAGTTATAATAAAGCTTTAAACTGGCTGGCTGTTGGAAAAGATGTTTGGTATAAGTTTACTGCATCTAAGTTTGACGTAAACATTTCTGTTAGCGGAAATATTGATGCCAATAGTACAAATACCTTAATCGGTCCTTTACTTGCCCTATATTCGTATGATCCAGCTACTAATTCTATTGCCGAACAGCCTGGCACGCAGGCGACATCAAATAATGTTATTTCTTTGTACAAGGGTGCTTTAACGGTTGGGCAGGTTTACTATATCAGGGTGAGTGCAGCGAATGATGCTACCGGTACCTTTAAGCTTTGTATCGATAATTATTTCCCACCAATCCAACCTGGACAAGATTGTGGGACATTTTCAGTGTTGTGTACCAAAGAAACATTTACACAGTTAAATGTAACTGGTTCGGGGGCAAATAATCACGAATCGGCTGGAACCTGTTTAGGTACAGAATCTAACTCTGCCTGGTATATGTTTAAAGCTTCTGTACCCGGCGATTTTACTTTTGTAATCACCCCAACGGTAACTACAAACGATATTGACTGGGTTTTTTACGATTTAGGCCTGAACGGGGATTGCAGTAAAATAAATGCGGCAAATGCTATCCGGTGTGCATCAGGAAGTGGCGTAACCTGTAGCCCGTCCTATTATAAAACCGGCCTAAGTATGACTGAAACTGATTTGACTGAAGCGCTAGGTTGCCCTGCCGGCCAAAATGGGTTTGTAAAATATGTAGAACTGCAACAGGACCATGTTTATGCTATATTAATCGATAATTTTTCGGGGGGGAATAATGGTTTTACCTTAGAATTCGGCGGCACGGCAGATTTTGCGGGTCCAACTGCCGAAATTGATGTTAAAAAACTAAACCCATGTACCGATAGCCAGGCTTATACTTTCGAAAGTAAAGCATCGAACTTCGCCTCCTTAAAATGGTCTTTTGGTGAAGGAGCAAACCTGGCTTCGGCCACAACAGCCGGGCCATTTACCGTAACATACAATACACCAGGTGAGAAAATTGTAGTTCTGGAAGCCAAAGGCACAAACGGTTGCAATGTAGTTACTACGCAAACTTTTATTGTAGCAAACACACCCGAAAAACCTATCATAAGCGCTTCCAAGGTTAATTTGTGCCAGGGAGATGTATTAAAATTAAGCACTCCTTTTTTAAATTTAGCCAGCTACCACTGGTCAGGGCCAAACGGTTTTGTTTCAACAAACCAAAACCCCGAAATCCAGGTAAGCGGACCAGAAATAGTTGGAACATATAAACTTTATGTTCAGGTTGGAGATTGTGTGAGCGAAGTAAATTCAATCGATATTTTATCGGTCGATTTAAAGCCAGAAGCACTATTTTCGATTGAGGTTAATCATAAATGCGAATCAGACCAATCTTTTTCGTTTATCAATGCTTCTAAAAACTATACGAAACTCAGCTGGGATTTTGGTCCGGGCATAAAAAGCCAGGTAGCCATCAATAACGACAGTCAGATATTAACCTTTACAGATCCTGGACTTAAAACAATCACACTAACAGTTGAAAGCAATAATGGCTGTACTTCTACCTTTACAAAAGATATTTTGGTAGAGTTGAAGCCGGAAAAACCAGAAATAAATATTAATCAACCCTTCTTTTGTTTAAAAGACATCATAAAATTATCTGTACCGGCAAAGGAAGGTATCACTTATGCATGGAGCGGGCCAAACAATTATTCCGCCACCACAAATGCCGTTGAAATACCGGTAACAGATTTTAATGTGGCAGGACAATATCAGGTTATATTAACATCAGGCTCTTGTAACTCCGAACCCGCAACGATCATTGTTCCCGCAATTGCCAGAATTCCAGTGGCTAAATTTTATACCGAACCTACCTTCGACGTTAAGTTTTCTGCTCCAGTACCCATAACATTTACCAATACATCGCTTTACAGCGATTTTTATGAATGGAATTTTGGTGATGGAATTATTTCTTCAGAACAAAACCCTACCCACATTTATCAAACCGATGGATTATTCCAGATTACTTTAACCGCATTTTCTAAAAACGGCTGCTCAAATTCAATCACGCAAGGCGACCTCATTATCAAAAAAAATGCATCTACATTTGTTCCAAATGCATTCTCACCAAATGGCGATGGGATTAATGATGAACTGGTTGTTGGTGTAACAAACCTCAAAAAATATAGATTACAGATTTACAACCGTTTAGGCACTCAGGTTTTCTTTACTGAGAACATATTCGAAAACTGGAATGGTACTTTTAAGGGTAACGAACTCCCTGTTGGCGTGTATTATTATGTCATTACTGGCACTAACTTATCGAATAACAATATTAAATATACAGGTTCAATAACCTTAATCAGGTAA
- a CDS encoding bifunctional aconitate hydratase 2/2-methylisocitrate dehydratase, with protein MSIYNDYIQEIEDRKAQGLHPKPIDGAELLSEIIDQIKNVNNFNRADAVNFFIYNTLPGTTAAAGVKAEFLKEIILGGTIVAEITPDFAFELLSHMKGGSSIKVLLDIALADNGDKAHKAADVLKTQVYLYDADTDRLKEAYNNGNAIAKEILESYAKAEFFTKLPEVAEEIKVVTFIAGIGDISTDLLSPGNQAHSRSDRELHGKCMITPEAQEEIKALQAQHPDKSVMLVAEKGTMGVGSSRMSGVNNVALWTGKRSSPYIPFVNIAPIVGGTNGISPIFLTTVDVTGGIGIDLKNWVKKTDENGNVIRNENDEPILEQVYSIETGTVLTINTRTKKLYNGDQELIDISKALTPQKMEFIKAGGSYAIVFGKKIQTFAAKTLGIEAPVVFAPAKEVSVEGQGLTAVEKIFNRNAVGLTQGKVLHAGSDVRVEVNIVGSQDTTGLMTAQELEAMAATVISPIVDGAYQSGCHTASVWDKKAQANIPKLMKFMNDFGVITARDPKGEYHSMTDVIHKVLNDITIDEWAIIIGGDSHTRMSKGVAFGADSGTVALALATGEASMPIPESVKVTFKGAMKQHMDFRDVVHATQLQMLQQFDGENVFQGRIIEVHIGTLLADQAFTFTDWTAEMKAKASICISQDDTLIQSLEIAKNRIQIMIDKGMDNHNQVLQGLINKANKRIEEIKTGIKPALMPDNNAKYYAEVVIDLDLIEEPMIADPDVNNADVSKRYTHDTIRDLTYYGGDKKVDLGFVGSCMVHKDDLKIVSQMLKNIETQTGKVAFKAPLVVAAPTYNIIDELKAEGDWEYLQRYSGFEFSDALPKSTARTEYENIMYLERPGCNLCMGNQEKAAKGDTVMATSTRLFQGRVVEDKDGKKGESLLASTPVVVLSAILGRIPSIEEYKMAVEGINLTKFTPISTKQ; from the coding sequence ATGAGTATTTATAACGATTATATCCAGGAGATTGAAGACAGAAAAGCTCAAGGTCTTCATCCCAAACCTATTGATGGCGCTGAATTATTAAGTGAAATCATCGATCAAATCAAAAATGTAAATAATTTTAACAGGGCAGATGCTGTTAATTTTTTCATCTACAACACCTTGCCGGGCACTACCGCAGCAGCTGGTGTAAAAGCAGAGTTTTTAAAAGAAATTATTTTAGGCGGAACTATCGTTGCAGAAATCACACCTGATTTTGCCTTCGAATTGTTATCACACATGAAGGGTGGCTCTTCTATCAAAGTGCTGTTAGACATTGCTTTGGCCGACAATGGTGATAAAGCCCATAAAGCTGCAGATGTTCTTAAAACACAGGTTTACTTGTACGATGCCGATACAGATCGTTTAAAAGAAGCTTACAACAATGGCAATGCCATTGCTAAAGAAATATTAGAAAGTTATGCCAAGGCAGAATTTTTCACCAAACTTCCTGAAGTAGCAGAAGAGATTAAAGTGGTAACCTTTATTGCCGGGATTGGCGATATTTCTACAGATTTATTATCTCCGGGTAACCAGGCACACTCCCGTTCTGATCGTGAATTACACGGTAAATGCATGATTACGCCAGAGGCTCAGGAAGAAATTAAAGCATTGCAGGCGCAACACCCAGATAAAAGTGTAATGCTGGTAGCTGAAAAAGGCACCATGGGTGTAGGTTCCTCTCGTATGTCGGGCGTAAATAATGTGGCACTTTGGACAGGCAAAAGATCCAGCCCTTATATCCCATTTGTAAACATAGCGCCAATTGTAGGTGGTACCAATGGTATTTCTCCAATTTTTTTAACCACAGTTGATGTAACTGGTGGTATTGGTATCGACCTTAAAAACTGGGTAAAGAAAACCGATGAGAACGGAAATGTTATCCGTAACGAAAATGACGAGCCAATTTTAGAGCAAGTTTACTCCATAGAAACGGGTACGGTACTTACCATCAATACCAGAACTAAAAAATTATATAATGGAGACCAGGAGCTAATTGATATTTCGAAAGCATTGACTCCTCAAAAAATGGAATTTATCAAAGCAGGCGGTTCTTATGCCATTGTTTTCGGTAAAAAAATCCAAACTTTTGCAGCTAAAACTTTAGGCATCGAAGCTCCGGTAGTATTTGCTCCGGCTAAAGAGGTATCTGTAGAAGGGCAAGGTTTAACTGCTGTAGAGAAAATATTTAACAGAAATGCAGTAGGTTTAACACAAGGTAAAGTGTTACATGCTGGTTCTGATGTTCGTGTAGAAGTAAACATTGTGGGTTCGCAAGATACTACCGGCTTAATGACGGCTCAGGAATTAGAGGCAATGGCTGCTACAGTGATTTCTCCTATTGTAGATGGCGCTTACCAGTCAGGTTGCCATACAGCATCTGTTTGGGATAAAAAAGCACAGGCAAATATCCCTAAACTGATGAAGTTCATGAATGATTTTGGGGTAATTACTGCCCGCGACCCTAAAGGGGAATATCATTCGATGACCGACGTTATTCACAAAGTATTAAATGATATTACCATTGATGAGTGGGCAATCATCATCGGTGGCGATTCGCATACCCGTATGTCTAAAGGTGTGGCTTTCGGTGCCGATTCTGGTACAGTAGCATTGGCATTGGCAACAGGTGAGGCTTCTATGCCAATTCCGGAGTCAGTAAAAGTAACCTTCAAAGGGGCAATGAAACAACACATGGATTTCCGTGATGTGGTTCATGCTACGCAATTGCAAATGTTACAGCAGTTTGATGGCGAAAATGTATTCCAGGGTCGTATCATTGAGGTACATATAGGCACTTTATTAGCCGACCAGGCCTTTACCTTTACTGATTGGACTGCTGAAATGAAAGCAAAAGCTTCTATCTGTATTTCGCAAGACGATACTTTAATCCAATCATTGGAAATTGCTAAAAACCGTATTCAAATTATGATAGATAAAGGTATGGATAACCATAACCAGGTTCTACAAGGTTTGATTAATAAAGCAAACAAACGTATTGAAGAAATTAAAACCGGTATCAAACCAGCTTTAATGCCGGATAATAATGCTAAATATTATGCTGAAGTTGTAATCGATCTGGATCTAATTGAAGAACCAATGATTGCCGATCCGGATGTGAATAACGCTGATGTTTCTAAACGTTATACACACGATACCATCAGAGACTTAACTTATTACGGTGGCGATAAAAAAGTAGATCTGGGTTTCGTTGGCTCATGCATGGTGCATAAAGACGATTTGAAAATCGTTTCCCAAATGTTAAAAAATATAGAGACACAGACTGGTAAAGTAGCGTTCAAAGCGCCACTGGTAGTTGCAGCTCCTACCTACAACATCATCGATGAATTAAAAGCAGAAGGTGATTGGGAATATTTACAAAGATATTCTGGATTTGAGTTCAGCGATGCATTACCTAAAAGCACAGCACGTACAGAATATGAGAACATCATGTACTTAGAGCGCCCGGGCTGTAACTTGTGCATGGGTAACCAGGAAAAAGCGGCTAAAGGCGATACGGTAATGGCTACGTCGACCCGTTTATTTCAGGGCCGTGTGGTAGAAGATAAAGATGGTAAAAAAGGAGAGTCTTTACTGGCTTCAACCCCGGTAGTCGTTCTTTCAGCTATCTTGGGTCGTATTCCGAGCATTGAAGAATATAAAATGGCAGTAGAGGGCATTAACTTAACCAAGTTTACCCCTATTTCTACAAAACAATAA